AGACTTTATTACGCAGTCTGTAGACGATGTAAAGACTTCTTTATTGATCGCCTTTTTTCTTGTTGTCATGGTTATTTTTATCTATCTGGGTAAGATAACAGATACAATGATCCCTCTTCTTGTGCTTCCTATGTCGATTGTAGGAACGTTTTTTGTGATGAAATTATTAAATTATAGCCTAGATAATTTGTCGCTTCTTGCATTGACACTATCTATTGGTTTTATAGTAGATGATGCCATTGTTGTCTTAGAAAATATTGTAAGGCATGCAGAACTTGGTGAGAGGCCCTATGAAGCTGCAATGAAGGGCTCTTCACAAATTAGTGTAACTGTCTTTACGATGACAGTGTGCTTATCTTCCATCTTTATTCCTATGTTATTTATGGAAGGGATATTGGGAAGAATTTTTCATGAATTTGCCGTTACAATAGTCATTACCATTTTATTTTCAGGAATTATCTCCCTGACACTAACGCCTATGCTATGTAGTCGTTTTATCCCTGCAAGAGAAAAAAAAGATCCAGCGGATAAAAAGCATACGTTTTCTGAAAAACTGAATATGTTCTTAATTACGAAGTACGGCTTTTTACTTGCTAAAGTATTAAAGCATCCTAGAATAACTTTAGGAGTAGGTATTCTCTGTCTTATTTGTACTGTTTTAATTTTTAGGTCTTTGCCAAGTAGTCTAAATAATGACCAAGATATTGGATTTATTGATGGATACATCAAAACGGCTCAAGGTTCATCTTCTGCAAGTACAAATGCAAAACAATTGCAGGTGAATGAAGTGTTGAGACAAGATAAAAATATAGAAAGTTTTGAGTCTAGCTCAGGTGAATTTAATGATAATGGCAGCTTGTATATTAAATTAAAACCCCTTGCTGAGAGATCTTCTGTTAAGGAGGTCATGAAGGAGTTAGACAGAAAGCTGCGAGAAGTGCCTGGCATCAATGTGTTTTTAAAAAGTAAGCCTTTGATCGATCTTTCTACAGGTACTGGTAGTAATAGTTCCTACCAATATGTTGTGTGTTCTTTTGACTTACAAGATTTATATACTTATAGCACGATCATGACAGAAAAAATAAAGGAGCTTTCTGGTTTTGAAAATGTTAACAATAATCTCACGGTAAGCACGCCTCGCTTGTCCATTATGTTAAACCGAGAAAATCTCATTATGTATGGCCTCAATGCCTCTAGCGTAGAAAATCTTTTAGGGCTTGCTTATGGAGGTGGAAAGGTCTCTACGATTTTGACGGCAGCTAACGAATATTATGTTGTCGTAGAGGTAGATCCTGCCTATCAGCAAAAGCCAGAAAACTTAAAGTCTCTATGGCTCAAATCACCAACAACTGGGAACATGGTGCCTTTAGAGGATTTAATCTCTTGGAAAGAAACGCTGGGTGCATCGAGCATCAATCATTATAATCAGTTTCCGTCCGTTACCATCTCTTTTGATCTTGCAAGGGATCTGCCTTTGAGTGAGGCCTCTCTTATGTTGGAGAACCTTGCTGCTAATACGCTTCCTGCAGGAGTAACGGGACAAGTTGTAGGGGCAGCTCTTGCTTTTGAAGCTACCATGAACAGTATTGTATTTCTTCTTGTTGTAGCCGTTATTTTTATCTACGCTATTTTGGGTATCTTGTATGAGAGCATCATTCTTCCTATAACGGTGCTTTCGGCGCTTCCCATAGCCGTTCTTGGTGCGCTGATTACGCTTTTAATTTTTGGGGAAATTTTATCTCTTTATGCAATGGTAGGACTCATGCTTCTTATTGGGATTGTGCAAAAGAATGGGATCATGATGATAGATTACGCTCATGTGATTTTAAAAGAGCCTGGAAAGACAGCCCATGAGGCTATTTATCAAGCTTGCCTTATTCGCTTTAGACCCATCATCATGACAACGATTGCAGCTATTATGGGATCACTTCCTGTGGCTCTTGGACTAGGAGAGGAAGGCTCCGTAAGACAGCCCCTTGGCCTTG
Above is a genomic segment from Chlamydiales bacterium containing:
- a CDS encoding efflux RND transporter permease subunit, giving the protein MNLSEPFIKRPVMTSLLVFALIFLGVTSYRELPVSNMPSVSYPTLVVNAGMPGSSPETMANSVTTPLERAFMSIQGVQIITSTSKQSSSEIILQFTLDTNIDVAAENVSAAISSTQPLLPPNMPTNPSYQKLDPSQTPTLYIVLSSPVMRLSDLYDYANTYVGERISILPGVGQIQTYGSPYAARLQMDPELLAARKVDFATISSTVQQDNANLPTGDIDGSTRYFLMDADGQLNDAKAYNSMIISFQNNAPLTLKAVGRAVDGLQNPHYYSTFITKDRNEAAVALGVFKQPSANAVKISESVKKILPELENSLPASIKLTVTLDYADFITQSVDDVKTSLLIAFFLVVMVIFIYLGKITDTMIPLLVLPMSIVGTFFVMKLLNYSLDNLSLLALTLSIGFIVDDAIVVLENIVRHAELGERPYEAAMKGSSQISVTVFTMTVCLSSIFIPMLFMEGILGRIFHEFAVTIVITILFSGIISLTLTPMLCSRFIPAREKKDPADKKHTFSEKLNMFLITKYGFLLAKVLKHPRITLGVGILCLICTVLIFRSLPSSLNNDQDIGFIDGYIKTAQGSSSASTNAKQLQVNEVLRQDKNIESFESSSGEFNDNGSLYIKLKPLAERSSVKEVMKELDRKLREVPGINVFLKSKPLIDLSTGTGSNSSYQYVVCSFDLQDLYTYSTIMTEKIKELSGFENVNNNLTVSTPRLSIMLNRENLIMYGLNASSVENLLGLAYGGGKVSTILTAANEYYVVVEVDPAYQQKPENLKSLWLKSPTTGNMVPLEDLISWKETLGASSINHYNQFPSVTISFDLARDLPLSEASLMLENLAANTLPAGVTGQVVGAALAFEATMNSIVFLLVVAVIFIYAILGILYESIILPITVLSALPIAVLGALITLLIFGEILSLYAMVGLMLLIGIVQKNGIMMIDYAHVILKEPGKTAHEAIYQACLIRFRPIIMTTIAAIMGSLPVALGLGEEGSVRQPLGLVIVGGLIFSQLITLFLTPVVFLYFESLQEFLIKKFKIRTQLEVT